Proteins found in one Streptomyces sp. NBC_00461 genomic segment:
- a CDS encoding NAD(P)-dependent alcohol dehydrogenase — protein sequence MTTVAAYAAPAAKAPLERTTIERRAVREFDVLIDIKFAGICHSDIHQAREGWGEAIFPMVPGHEIAGIVSEVGPGVTKYQVGDRVGVGCLVDSCRECDNCKAGLEQYCTGGGVGTYNALDKNGEPTYGGYSEKIVVDENYVLRIPDGISLDVAAPLLCAGITTYSPLRHWNAGPGKKVAILGMGGLGHMGVKIAHALGAEVTVLSQSLRKQDDGLKLGADHYYATSDPKTFEDLKGTFDLILSTVSAPLDLDAYLSLLRTDGAFVNVGAPEEPVKLNLFSVIGGRKTLAGSGIGGIQETQEMLDFCAEHGFGAEIELIRADEINEAYGRVLASDVRYRFVIDTATI from the coding sequence ATGACCACTGTTGCTGCGTACGCCGCCCCCGCCGCGAAGGCTCCCCTGGAGCGCACCACGATCGAGCGCCGGGCGGTCCGTGAGTTCGACGTCCTGATCGACATCAAGTTCGCGGGTATCTGTCACTCGGACATCCACCAGGCCCGGGAGGGCTGGGGCGAGGCCATCTTCCCGATGGTCCCGGGCCACGAGATCGCGGGCATCGTCTCCGAGGTCGGCCCGGGTGTCACCAAGTACCAGGTCGGCGACCGTGTGGGCGTCGGCTGCCTGGTCGACTCCTGCCGTGAGTGCGACAACTGCAAGGCCGGTCTGGAGCAGTACTGCACGGGCGGCGGCGTCGGCACCTACAACGCCCTCGACAAGAACGGCGAGCCCACCTACGGCGGCTACTCGGAGAAGATCGTCGTCGACGAGAACTACGTCCTCCGAATCCCCGACGGCATCTCGCTGGACGTGGCCGCGCCCCTGCTGTGCGCCGGCATCACCACGTACTCCCCGCTGCGCCACTGGAACGCAGGCCCCGGCAAGAAGGTCGCGATCCTCGGCATGGGCGGCCTCGGCCACATGGGCGTCAAGATCGCGCACGCGCTGGGCGCCGAGGTCACCGTCCTCTCCCAGTCCCTGCGCAAGCAGGACGACGGGCTGAAGCTGGGCGCCGACCACTACTACGCCACCAGCGACCCGAAGACCTTCGAGGACCTGAAGGGCACCTTCGACCTGATCCTGTCGACGGTGTCGGCCCCGCTGGACCTCGACGCTTATCTGTCCCTGCTCCGCACGGACGGCGCCTTCGTGAACGTCGGCGCCCCCGAGGAGCCCGTCAAGCTCAACCTGTTCTCGGTGATCGGCGGCCGCAAGACCCTCGCCGGCTCCGGCATCGGCGGCATCCAGGAGACCCAGGAGATGCTGGACTTCTGCGCCGAGCACGGCTTCGGTGCCGAGATCGAGCTGATCCGCGCCGACGAGATCAACGAGGCGTACGGGCGGGTGCTGGCGAGTGACGTCCGCTACCGCTTCGTGATCGACACGGCCACGATCTGA
- a CDS encoding SDR family oxidoreductase — MTSPILVTGGTGTLGGHVIPLLQAAGREVRVLSRSARPAANGIEYVTGDLLKDEGIEAAVAGTDTVLHLAGGQKGDDEATRALIRAAQASGVRHLVYISVIGADRVPLAWLRSKLDSERAVADSGIPWTTLRAAQFHDLTLAMVEKMTKLPVLPAPGGLRLQPVDSREVAARLVELTLGKPAGPVPDMAGPRLYDIPALVRPYLELRGRRPRPKLPVRIPGKAGRAYRAGDNLTLAGAEVGKRTWEEFLADRVA; from the coding sequence ATGACGTCACCCATCCTGGTCACCGGCGGCACGGGCACCCTCGGCGGCCATGTGATCCCACTCCTGCAGGCGGCCGGCCGCGAAGTGCGCGTGCTGAGCCGGAGTGCTCGCCCGGCGGCGAACGGCATCGAGTACGTCACCGGCGACCTTCTGAAGGACGAGGGCATCGAGGCCGCCGTGGCCGGCACGGACACCGTCCTGCACCTCGCGGGCGGCCAGAAGGGCGACGACGAGGCGACCCGTGCGCTGATCCGGGCGGCGCAGGCCTCGGGCGTCCGTCACCTGGTCTACATCTCGGTCATCGGCGCGGACCGCGTCCCGCTGGCCTGGTTGCGCAGCAAGCTGGACTCGGAGCGGGCCGTCGCCGACTCGGGCATCCCGTGGACGACGCTGCGCGCGGCCCAGTTCCACGACCTGACGCTGGCGATGGTGGAGAAGATGACGAAGCTCCCCGTCCTCCCGGCCCCCGGCGGTCTCCGCCTCCAGCCGGTCGACTCCCGCGAAGTCGCCGCCAGGCTGGTGGAGTTGACCCTGGGCAAGCCCGCCGGCCCGGTCCCGGACATGGCAGGTCCCAGGCTCTACGACATCCCCGCCCTGGTCCGCCCGTACCTCGAACTCCGCGGCAGGCGCCCCCGCCCGAAGCTGCCCGTCCGCATCCCGGGGAAGGCGGGGCGGGCATACCGGGCGGGGGATAACCTCACGCTGGCGGGAGCGGAGGTCGGGAAGCGGACGTGGGAGGAGTTCCTGGCGGACCGAGTGGCCTGA
- a CDS encoding serine hydrolase domain-containing protein gives MADIQGSYDDLFSAVPSALATLLDGGDAGGSVAVFVDGEPVVDVWGGFADADRTVPWERDTIVNVWSVTKTMTALCALVLADRGELDLDAPVVRYWPEFAAAGKSGVLVRHLLSHTAGLPDWDGPVEEIYDWASATARLVAQAPQWEPGSAAGYHSLTQGFLVGELVWRITGRSVGEFFADEVAGPLGADFHIGLAPEHDHRVSLTIPPPSRDEDYAASAPGNDAAAGTRIRLRDGNSVAWRRAQIPAASGFGNARSVALAQSVMACGGAVRGVRLLSQAGCDRAREEQFSGDDRVLGMPMRWGLGYGLFGSTYGWGGWGGSLVMIEPEARMVVAYVTNQMREPADDTRGLELVMSSYDGLTGLRA, from the coding sequence ATGGCTGACATTCAGGGCTCGTACGACGATCTGTTCTCGGCGGTGCCCAGTGCGCTGGCGACGTTGCTGGACGGCGGAGACGCCGGCGGCTCGGTGGCGGTGTTCGTGGACGGCGAGCCCGTAGTGGACGTGTGGGGCGGGTTCGCCGACGCGGACCGCACGGTCCCGTGGGAGCGCGACACGATCGTCAACGTCTGGTCCGTCACGAAGACGATGACGGCGCTGTGCGCGCTCGTCCTGGCCGATCGCGGCGAGCTCGATCTCGACGCGCCGGTGGTCCGCTACTGGCCGGAGTTCGCCGCGGCGGGCAAGAGTGGGGTGCTGGTGCGGCATCTGCTGTCGCACACCGCCGGTCTGCCCGACTGGGACGGGCCGGTCGAGGAGATCTACGACTGGGCCTCCGCCACGGCGCGCCTGGTCGCGCAGGCTCCGCAGTGGGAGCCCGGCAGCGCGGCCGGGTACCACTCGCTCACCCAGGGGTTCCTCGTGGGTGAGCTGGTGTGGCGGATCACCGGCCGAAGCGTGGGCGAGTTCTTCGCCGACGAGGTGGCCGGGCCGCTGGGCGCGGACTTCCACATCGGGCTGGCCCCCGAGCACGACCACCGCGTGTCGCTCACGATCCCGCCGCCCTCCCGGGACGAGGACTACGCCGCGAGCGCACCCGGCAACGACGCGGCCGCCGGGACCCGGATCCGGCTCCGCGACGGCAACAGCGTCGCCTGGCGCCGTGCGCAGATCCCCGCGGCGAGCGGATTCGGCAATGCCCGCTCGGTCGCCCTCGCCCAGTCGGTGATGGCGTGCGGAGGGGCGGTGCGCGGGGTGCGGTTGCTGTCGCAGGCGGGCTGTGACCGGGCCCGGGAGGAACAGTTCAGCGGCGACGACCGGGTCCTGGGCATGCCGATGCGCTGGGGCCTCGGCTACGGGCTGTTCGGCAGCACGTACGGGTGGGGCGGCTGGGGCGGCTCCCTGGTGATGATCGAGCCCGAGGCCCGGATGGTGGTGGCCTACGTGACGAACCAGATGCGCGAACCGGCGGACGACACCAGGGGGTTGGAACTCGTCATGTCCTCCTACGACGGCCTCACGGGGCTGCGGGCCTGA
- the msrA gene encoding peptide-methionine (S)-S-oxide reductase MsrA — protein sequence MAAQTQRAVLAGGCFWGMEELIRRLPGVTGTRVGYTGGDVPNATYRNHGTHAEAIEILFDPEKTDFRALLEFFFQIHDPSTKDRQGNDIGLSYRSAIYYVDDEQKRIAEDTIADVDASGLWPGKVVTEVEPVGPFWEAEPEHQDYLQRYPDGYTCHFPRPGWRLPARTEG from the coding sequence ATGGCTGCGCAGACGCAGAGGGCCGTGCTCGCGGGCGGATGTTTCTGGGGGATGGAGGAGCTGATCCGCCGGCTCCCGGGCGTGACGGGGACCCGGGTCGGATACACCGGGGGTGACGTACCGAACGCGACGTACCGTAACCACGGCACGCACGCCGAGGCCATCGAGATCCTTTTCGACCCCGAGAAGACCGACTTCCGTGCGCTCCTGGAGTTCTTCTTCCAGATCCACGACCCGAGCACCAAGGACCGCCAGGGCAACGACATCGGCCTCAGCTACCGCTCGGCGATCTACTACGTGGACGACGAGCAGAAGCGCATCGCCGAGGACACGATCGCGGACGTGGACGCCTCCGGACTGTGGCCGGGCAAGGTCGTCACCGAGGTGGAGCCGGTCGGCCCCTTCTGGGAGGCCGAGCCCGAGCACCAGGACTACCTGCAGCGCTACCCGGACGGCTACACCTGCCACTTCCCCCGCCCGGGATGGCGACTGCCCGCCCGCACGGAAGGCTGA